A part of Scophthalmus maximus strain ysfricsl-2021 chromosome 20, ASM2237912v1, whole genome shotgun sequence genomic DNA contains:
- the snx24 gene encoding sorting nexin-24 isoform X3, which produces MHPVSVSIPSFRSENNSIERGYTVFKIDVLMNGRQHAVEKRYSEFHALHKMLKKSIKPPEIPSKHVRNWVPKVLEQRRHGLELYLQTIIMETEVLPKIFLDFLNIRHFPSVPKTESCGSFDTESEESSKLSHQPVMLFLRDPYLLPSAHDTFSNVVIEGVIHGVFYPDFQPR; this is translated from the exons ATGCATCCAGTGAGCGTGTCGATCCCGTCGTTTCGATCAGAAAACAACTCGATCGAGAGAGGATACACG GTCTTTAAAATTGACGTGCTGATGAACGGCAGACAACACGCCGTTGAGAAACGCTACAGCGAATTCCACGCTTTGCATAAAATG CTAAAGAAGAGCATAAAACCACCCGAGATCCCATCGAAACACGTTAGAAACTGGGTTCCCAAAGTCCTGGAGCAGAGAAGGCACGGTCTGGAGCTCTACCTGCAG actaTAATTATGGAAACCGAGGTTCTTCCAAAGATATTCCTGGATTTCCTGAATATCCGCCACTTTCCTTCAGTGCCAAAAACAGAAAGCTGTGG gTCGTTCGACACAGAATCAGAGGAATCGAG TAAACTTTCACATCAGCCAGTCATGCTGTTTCTGAGAGACCCCTACCTGCTGCCATCCGCACACG ATACATTTTCTAATGTCGTGATCGAAGGTGTGATACATGGAGTTTTCTACCCAGATTTTCAACCAAGGTAG
- the loxa gene encoding protein-lysine 6-oxidase isoform X1 — protein sequence MGLRTLGAPFYAYACVYLFVFLLQAAQSQRNPGTQEINNQRAAPRHTLQWAHNGKIFSILSQGSEYQPPRRRGAPQEQVQAQTVTIIRDADVRHPDTQSQPASDQHSPRGSVPPVVGGSGHRQHHPGTQRNNNANETQGNVTVGPSLPRREDLMVGDDPHDPYKSSDGDNPYYNHYDVYERPRPRPRPGYGTRYHQYGLPDLVPDAYYIQASAYAQRVPMYNLRCAAEENCLSSSAHRSNVRDYDTRMLLRFPQRVKNQGTADFLPSRPRYSWEWHSCHQHYHSMDEFSHYDLLDATTQHSVAEGHKASFCLEDTSCDYGYYRRYACTAHTQGLSPGCYDTYNADIDCQWIDITDVKPGNYILKISVNPYYQVPESDYTNNNVRCDVRYTGNYAYVSGCHMSPY from the exons ATGGGATTACGCACCCTTGGCGCGCCATTTTACGCATATGCGTGCGTCTATTTATTCGTTTTCCTCCTGCAAGCTGCCCAGTCGCAGAGGAATCCCGGGACAcaagaaataaataatcaaagagCGGCTCCGCGGCACACACTACAGTGGGCACATAACGGCAAGATCTTTAGCATTTTAAGCCAGGGCTCGGAGTATCAGCCACCGAGGCGGAGGGGCGCACCTCAGGAGCAAGTGCAGGCGCAAACTGTCACTATCATCCGAGATGCGGACGTGAGGCATCCGGACACCCAGAGCCAGCCGGCGTCCGACCAGCACAGCCCCCGTGGCTCCGTGCCTCCCGTCGTGGGGGGGAGCGGGCACCGCCAGCATCACCCGGGGACGCAGAGGAACAACAATGCCAATGAGACCCAGGGAAATGTCACTGTCGGCCCATCTCTACCCAGGAGAGAAGACCTGATGGTCGGTGACGATCCTCACGACCCCTACAAGTCAAGTGATGGCGATAATCCATATTACAATCATTACGACGTTTATGAGAGGCCGAGGCCGAGACCCCGACCCGGATATGGCACAAGGTATCATCAGTACG GTCTTCCTGATCTTGTACCTGACGCGTACTATATTCAAGCCTCTGCTTATGCCCAGAGAGTCCCGATGTATAACCTGAGATGTGCAGCTGAGGAAAACTGTTTGTCAAG CTCAGCTCACAGATCCAATGTCAGAGACTACGACACCCGGATGCTGCTGAGGTTCCCTCAGAGAGTCAAGAACCAGGGCACGGCCGACTTCCTGCCCAGCCGGCCACGCTACTCCTGGGAATGGCACAGCTGTCACCA GCACTACCACAGCATGGATGAGTTCAGCCACTACGACCTGCTGGATGCCACCACTCAACATTCGGTGGCCGAGGGCCACAAGGCCAGCTTCTGCCTGGAGGACACGTCCTGCGACTATGGCTACTACAGGCGGTATGCCTGCACCGCACATACCCAG GGCCTGAGCCCAGGATGTTATGATACCTACAACGCAGATATCGACTGCCAGTGGATTGACATCACAGATGTGAAACCTGGGAACTATATCCTCAAG ATCAGTGTAAATCCATACTACCAGGTCCCAGAATCAGACTACACCAACAACAATGTGCGCTGTGATGTTCGCTACACTGGCAACTACGCCTATGTGTCGGGTTGTCACATGTCACC GTATTAA
- the snx24 gene encoding sorting nexin-24 isoform X2, which produces MHPVSVSIPSFRSENNSIERGYTVFKIDVLMNGRQHAVEKRYSEFHALHKMLKKSIKPPEIPSKHVRNWVPKVLEQRRHGLELYLQTIIMETEVLPKIFLDFLNIRHFPSVPKTESCGSFDTESEESSKLSHQPVMLFLRDPYLLPSAHDTFSNVVIEGVIHGVFYPDFQPSSAHFMK; this is translated from the exons ATGCATCCAGTGAGCGTGTCGATCCCGTCGTTTCGATCAGAAAACAACTCGATCGAGAGAGGATACACG GTCTTTAAAATTGACGTGCTGATGAACGGCAGACAACACGCCGTTGAGAAACGCTACAGCGAATTCCACGCTTTGCATAAAATG CTAAAGAAGAGCATAAAACCACCCGAGATCCCATCGAAACACGTTAGAAACTGGGTTCCCAAAGTCCTGGAGCAGAGAAGGCACGGTCTGGAGCTCTACCTGCAG actaTAATTATGGAAACCGAGGTTCTTCCAAAGATATTCCTGGATTTCCTGAATATCCGCCACTTTCCTTCAGTGCCAAAAACAGAAAGCTGTGG gTCGTTCGACACAGAATCAGAGGAATCGAG TAAACTTTCACATCAGCCAGTCATGCTGTTTCTGAGAGACCCCTACCTGCTGCCATCCGCACACG ATACATTTTCTAATGTCGTGATCGAAGGTGTGATACATGGAGTTTTCTACCCAGATTTTCAACCAAG CTCTGCCCACTTTATGAAATAG
- the loxa gene encoding protein-lysine 6-oxidase isoform X2, giving the protein MGLRTLGAPFYAYACVYLFVFLLQAAQSQRNPGTQEINNQRAAPRHTLQWAHNGKIFSILSQGSEYQPPRRRGAPQEQVQAQTVTIIRDADVRHPDTQSQPASDQHSPRGSVPPVVGGSGHRQHHPGTQRNNNANETQGNVTVGPSLPRREDLMVGDDPHDPYKSSDGDNPYYNHYDVYERPRPRPRPGYGTRYHQYGLPDLVPDAYYIQASAYAQRVPMYNLRCAAEENCLSSSAHRSNVRDYDTRMLLRFPQRVKNQGTADFLPSRPRYSWEWHSCHQHYHSMDEFSHYDLLDATTQHSVAEGHKASFCLEDTSCDYGYYRRYACTAHTQGLSPGCYDTYNADIDCQWIDITDVKPGNYILKISVNPYYQVPESDYTNNNVRCDVRYTGNYAYVSGCHMSP; this is encoded by the exons ATGGGATTACGCACCCTTGGCGCGCCATTTTACGCATATGCGTGCGTCTATTTATTCGTTTTCCTCCTGCAAGCTGCCCAGTCGCAGAGGAATCCCGGGACAcaagaaataaataatcaaagagCGGCTCCGCGGCACACACTACAGTGGGCACATAACGGCAAGATCTTTAGCATTTTAAGCCAGGGCTCGGAGTATCAGCCACCGAGGCGGAGGGGCGCACCTCAGGAGCAAGTGCAGGCGCAAACTGTCACTATCATCCGAGATGCGGACGTGAGGCATCCGGACACCCAGAGCCAGCCGGCGTCCGACCAGCACAGCCCCCGTGGCTCCGTGCCTCCCGTCGTGGGGGGGAGCGGGCACCGCCAGCATCACCCGGGGACGCAGAGGAACAACAATGCCAATGAGACCCAGGGAAATGTCACTGTCGGCCCATCTCTACCCAGGAGAGAAGACCTGATGGTCGGTGACGATCCTCACGACCCCTACAAGTCAAGTGATGGCGATAATCCATATTACAATCATTACGACGTTTATGAGAGGCCGAGGCCGAGACCCCGACCCGGATATGGCACAAGGTATCATCAGTACG GTCTTCCTGATCTTGTACCTGACGCGTACTATATTCAAGCCTCTGCTTATGCCCAGAGAGTCCCGATGTATAACCTGAGATGTGCAGCTGAGGAAAACTGTTTGTCAAG CTCAGCTCACAGATCCAATGTCAGAGACTACGACACCCGGATGCTGCTGAGGTTCCCTCAGAGAGTCAAGAACCAGGGCACGGCCGACTTCCTGCCCAGCCGGCCACGCTACTCCTGGGAATGGCACAGCTGTCACCA GCACTACCACAGCATGGATGAGTTCAGCCACTACGACCTGCTGGATGCCACCACTCAACATTCGGTGGCCGAGGGCCACAAGGCCAGCTTCTGCCTGGAGGACACGTCCTGCGACTATGGCTACTACAGGCGGTATGCCTGCACCGCACATACCCAG GGCCTGAGCCCAGGATGTTATGATACCTACAACGCAGATATCGACTGCCAGTGGATTGACATCACAGATGTGAAACCTGGGAACTATATCCTCAAG ATCAGTGTAAATCCATACTACCAGGTCCCAGAATCAGACTACACCAACAACAATGTGCGCTGTGATGTTCGCTACACTGGCAACTACGCCTATGTGTCGGGTTGTCACATGTCACCGTGA
- the mpx gene encoding eosinophil peroxidase isoform X2 gives MLFSVLLVVGLGLVPAHSVPTGEHLGSSLLQNCFEQAKKIVDDAYFYSRAESLRRVRKEVVRPHDALRLLKQPRGETRSAVRSADYMAQTLRLLQERVHHRHKRSLNATDLLSEEDLTNLSKITGCAARVRVPECRTTANVNKYRTITSLCNNLKNPRLGASNTPFSRLLPAEYDDGISQPKGWNNRTLNNFLLPLVRQVSNNILNTTDAAVVSDREFTHMVTLFGQWNDHDLTFTPFSPSIRSFSNGVNCDESCEKTEPCIPIPIPPGDPRLPSRPDSCIPAFRSAPACGTGYSAYNFGGEPNKREQINALTAFLDLSQVYGSEEKLALNLRNLTNDGGLLRVNTEFNDNGRELLPFSTLQAQMCATRKRVTNDTNAKEVPCFIAGDVRVDENVALTSIHTLFMREHNRLARALKRLNPHWDSETLYQESRKIMGAYTQIFVFRDYLPHILGDNAVRTQIGPYSGYNPNVDPSISNVFATAAYRFAHLAIQPFLSRLDANYRENNRFPSVSLYRAFFTPWRIVFEGGVDSLLRGLIGRPAKLNTQDHMMVDALRERLFQFVQHLALDLGSLNMQRGRDHGLPGYNAYRRVCGLSQPRNQAELGRVLNNNNLARRLLQLYGSPDNIDVWMGGVAEPFVQGGRVGPLFACLIGRQFQRIRQGDRLWHEKPGVFTRRQKAALSSATLSKIICDNTGITSVPHNAFNVISGKNRLVRCNNIRGVDLTAWRERICSDNSGPSDSCNEVNGTENVTQLSPQHQQSLQDNEVQ, from the exons ATGCTTTTCTCTGTTCTTCTTGTGGTGGGCCTCGGCCTGGTGCCCGCTCACTCCGTACCAACAG gagAACATCTCGGCAGCTCTCTCCTTCAAAACTGTTTTGAGCAGGCAAAGAAAATTGTGGACGATGCATATTTTTACTCCAGAGCAGA GAGTCTGAGGCGAGTCCGCAAGGAGGTGGTGAGGCCTCACGATGCTCTCCGCCTCCTGAAGCAACCCCGGGGTGAAACGCGCTCAGCCGTGAGATCTGCGGACTACATGGCTCAAACCCTCCGTCTGCTGCAGGAGAGGGTGCATCATCGGCACAAGCGCTCACTCAACGCAACAG ATCTGCTCAGTGAAGAAGACCTGACAAATCTTTCCAAGATAACTGGATGTGCAGCTCGAGTCAGAGTCCCAGAATGCCGCACCACAGCAAATGTCAACAAGTATCGCACGATCACCAGCCTCTGCAACAACCT AAAAAACCCTCGCCTCGGAGCCTCCAACACCCCCTTCAGCCGCTTGCTGCCTGCTGAATACGACGACGGCATCTCCCAACCAAAAGGCTGGAACAACCGAACATTGAACAACTTCTTGCTCCCACTG GTGCGACAGGTGTCCAACAACATCCTGAACACAACAGATGCCGCCGTGGTCAGCGACAGAGAATTCACTCACATGGTGACCTTGTTTGGCCAGTGGAATGACCACGATCTCACCTTCACGCCCTTCTCCCCCAGCATCCGCTCCTTCAGCAACGGGGTGAACTGCGACGAGAGCTGTGAGAAAACTGAGCCATGCATCCCCATCCCG ATTCCTCCCGGCGACCCTCGTCTGCCCTCCCGCCCAGACAGCTGCATCCCTGCGTTCAGATCGGCCCCGGCTTGTGGAACAGGATACTCGGCCTACAATTTCGGCGGAGAGCCCAACaagagagagcagatcaacGCTCTGACAGCCTTCCTGGACCTCAGCCAGGTGTACGGCTCTGAGGAGAAGCTCGCCCTCAACCTTCGCAACCTCACTAACGACGGCGGCCTGCTGCGTGTGAATACTGAGTTCAACGACAACGGGCGTGAGCTGCTGCCCTTCAGTACCCTCCAGGCCCAGATGTGTGCCACTCGCAAAAGAGTCACCAATGACACAAATGCCAAGGAGGTGCCCTGTTTCATTGCAG GTGATGTGCGCGTGGACGAGAACGTCGCTCTGACGTCAATTCACACGTTGTTTATGCGCGAGCACAACCGCCTGGCCAGAGCCCTGAAGAGACTGAACCCACACTGGGACAGTGAGACACTCTACCAGGAGTCCCGCAAGATCATGGGCGCCTACACACAG ATTTTTGTGTTCAGGGACTATCTGCCGCACATTTTGGGTGACAACGCGGTGCGGACACAGATAGGCCCTTACTCCGGCTACAATCCCAATGTTGACCCCAGCATCTCCAACGTCTTCGCAACAGCAGCTTACCGCTTCGCCCACTTGGCCATCCAGCCATTCTTATCCCGCCTGGATGCAAACTACAGGGAGAATAATCGGTTCCCCAGTGTGTCCCTGTACAGGGCCTTCTTCACGCCCTGGAGAATCGTCTTCGAGG GCGGCGTTGACTCTCTGCTGCGTGGTTTGATTGGCCGTCCTGCCAAACTGAACACTCAGGATCACATGATGGTGGACGCTCTGAGGGAACGGCTCTTCCAGTTTGTGCAGCATCTGGCTTTGGACCTGGGCTCTCTCAACATGCAGAGGGGACGTGACCATGGCTTGCCTG GCTACAACGCCTACCGCAGGGTGTGTGGCCTGTCTCAGCCCCGGAACCAGGCGGAGCTCGGTCGGGTtctgaacaacaacaatctgGCCCGAaggctgctgcagctctacggTTCGCCCGACAACATCGATGTCTGGATGGGAGGTGTGGCGGAACCGTTTGTCCAGGGCGGCCGAGTGGGACCTCTGTTTGCCTGTCTCATCGGAAGACAGTTCCAGAGGATCCGCCAGGGTGACag GCTGTGGCATGAGAAGCCCGGCGTCTTCACCAGGAGACAGAAAGCTGCTCTGTCCTCCGCCACCTTGTCCAAGATCATCTGTGACAACACTGGCATCACGTCTGTCCCGCATAACGCCTTCAACGTCATCTCAGGCAAGAACCGGCTCGTCCGCTGCAACAACATCCGAGGCGTGGACCTGACGGCGTGGAGGGAGAGAATCTGCTCGGACAACTCAG GCCCCAGTGATAGCTGTAATGAAGTCAATGGAACAGAG AATGTGACCCAGTTGAGCCCTCAGCACCAGCAGAGTCTCCAGGACAACGAG gTCCAGTAG
- the mpx gene encoding eosinophil peroxidase isoform X1 has translation MLFSVLLVVGLGLVPAHSVPTGEHLGSSLLQNCFEQAKKIVDDAYFYSRAESLRRVRKEVVRPHDALRLLKQPRGETRSAVRSADYMAQTLRLLQERVHHRHKRSLNATDLLSEEDLTNLSKITGCAARVRVPECRTTANVNKYRTITSLCNNLKNPRLGASNTPFSRLLPAEYDDGISQPKGWNNRTLNNFLLPLVRQVSNNILNTTDAAVVSDREFTHMVTLFGQWNDHDLTFTPFSPSIRSFSNGVNCDESCEKTEPCIPIPIPPGDPRLPSRPDSCIPAFRSAPACGTGYSAYNFGGEPNKREQINALTAFLDLSQVYGSEEKLALNLRNLTNDGGLLRVNTEFNDNGRELLPFSTLQAQMCATRKRVTNDTNAKEVPCFIAGDVRVDENVALTSIHTLFMREHNRLARALKRLNPHWDSETLYQESRKIMGAYTQIFVFRDYLPHILGDNAVRTQIGPYSGYNPNVDPSISNVFATAAYRFAHLAIQPFLSRLDANYRENNRFPSVSLYRAFFTPWRIVFEGGVDSLLRGLIGRPAKLNTQDHMMVDALRERLFQFVQHLALDLGSLNMQRGRDHGLPGYNAYRRVCGLSQPRNQAELGRVLNNNNLARRLLQLYGSPDNIDVWMGGVAEPFVQGGRVGPLFACLIGRQFQRIRQGDRLWHEKPGVFTRRQKAALSSATLSKIICDNTGITSVPHNAFNVISGKNRLVRCNNIRGVDLTAWRERICSDNSECDPVEPSAPAESPGQRGPVGPQGPRGRRGRRGHRGHPGPRGPPGPPSSPSNATQPQSAFSVLLGEYKQSVERIIHFHQVIYNDQNHYSTQTGLFTCVVPGVYQFSFLCTSFIGAGGVDLWLNSKLVLQGFRVNQGGHNLSSGDTLLRLKTGDKVWLEAGNGTVGLSTRSFFSGRLLFPL, from the exons ATGCTTTTCTCTGTTCTTCTTGTGGTGGGCCTCGGCCTGGTGCCCGCTCACTCCGTACCAACAG gagAACATCTCGGCAGCTCTCTCCTTCAAAACTGTTTTGAGCAGGCAAAGAAAATTGTGGACGATGCATATTTTTACTCCAGAGCAGA GAGTCTGAGGCGAGTCCGCAAGGAGGTGGTGAGGCCTCACGATGCTCTCCGCCTCCTGAAGCAACCCCGGGGTGAAACGCGCTCAGCCGTGAGATCTGCGGACTACATGGCTCAAACCCTCCGTCTGCTGCAGGAGAGGGTGCATCATCGGCACAAGCGCTCACTCAACGCAACAG ATCTGCTCAGTGAAGAAGACCTGACAAATCTTTCCAAGATAACTGGATGTGCAGCTCGAGTCAGAGTCCCAGAATGCCGCACCACAGCAAATGTCAACAAGTATCGCACGATCACCAGCCTCTGCAACAACCT AAAAAACCCTCGCCTCGGAGCCTCCAACACCCCCTTCAGCCGCTTGCTGCCTGCTGAATACGACGACGGCATCTCCCAACCAAAAGGCTGGAACAACCGAACATTGAACAACTTCTTGCTCCCACTG GTGCGACAGGTGTCCAACAACATCCTGAACACAACAGATGCCGCCGTGGTCAGCGACAGAGAATTCACTCACATGGTGACCTTGTTTGGCCAGTGGAATGACCACGATCTCACCTTCACGCCCTTCTCCCCCAGCATCCGCTCCTTCAGCAACGGGGTGAACTGCGACGAGAGCTGTGAGAAAACTGAGCCATGCATCCCCATCCCG ATTCCTCCCGGCGACCCTCGTCTGCCCTCCCGCCCAGACAGCTGCATCCCTGCGTTCAGATCGGCCCCGGCTTGTGGAACAGGATACTCGGCCTACAATTTCGGCGGAGAGCCCAACaagagagagcagatcaacGCTCTGACAGCCTTCCTGGACCTCAGCCAGGTGTACGGCTCTGAGGAGAAGCTCGCCCTCAACCTTCGCAACCTCACTAACGACGGCGGCCTGCTGCGTGTGAATACTGAGTTCAACGACAACGGGCGTGAGCTGCTGCCCTTCAGTACCCTCCAGGCCCAGATGTGTGCCACTCGCAAAAGAGTCACCAATGACACAAATGCCAAGGAGGTGCCCTGTTTCATTGCAG GTGATGTGCGCGTGGACGAGAACGTCGCTCTGACGTCAATTCACACGTTGTTTATGCGCGAGCACAACCGCCTGGCCAGAGCCCTGAAGAGACTGAACCCACACTGGGACAGTGAGACACTCTACCAGGAGTCCCGCAAGATCATGGGCGCCTACACACAG ATTTTTGTGTTCAGGGACTATCTGCCGCACATTTTGGGTGACAACGCGGTGCGGACACAGATAGGCCCTTACTCCGGCTACAATCCCAATGTTGACCCCAGCATCTCCAACGTCTTCGCAACAGCAGCTTACCGCTTCGCCCACTTGGCCATCCAGCCATTCTTATCCCGCCTGGATGCAAACTACAGGGAGAATAATCGGTTCCCCAGTGTGTCCCTGTACAGGGCCTTCTTCACGCCCTGGAGAATCGTCTTCGAGG GCGGCGTTGACTCTCTGCTGCGTGGTTTGATTGGCCGTCCTGCCAAACTGAACACTCAGGATCACATGATGGTGGACGCTCTGAGGGAACGGCTCTTCCAGTTTGTGCAGCATCTGGCTTTGGACCTGGGCTCTCTCAACATGCAGAGGGGACGTGACCATGGCTTGCCTG GCTACAACGCCTACCGCAGGGTGTGTGGCCTGTCTCAGCCCCGGAACCAGGCGGAGCTCGGTCGGGTtctgaacaacaacaatctgGCCCGAaggctgctgcagctctacggTTCGCCCGACAACATCGATGTCTGGATGGGAGGTGTGGCGGAACCGTTTGTCCAGGGCGGCCGAGTGGGACCTCTGTTTGCCTGTCTCATCGGAAGACAGTTCCAGAGGATCCGCCAGGGTGACag GCTGTGGCATGAGAAGCCCGGCGTCTTCACCAGGAGACAGAAAGCTGCTCTGTCCTCCGCCACCTTGTCCAAGATCATCTGTGACAACACTGGCATCACGTCTGTCCCGCATAACGCCTTCAACGTCATCTCAGGCAAGAACCGGCTCGTCCGCTGCAACAACATCCGAGGCGTGGACCTGACGGCGTGGAGGGAGAGAATCTGCTCGGACAACTCAG AATGTGACCCAGTTGAGCCCTCAGCACCAGCAGAGTCTCCAGGACAACGAG gTCCAGTAGGACCTCAAGGTCCACGAGGCCGTCGAGGTCGAAGAGGTCATCGGGGTCACCCAGGTCCAAGAGGCCCTCCTGGTCCACCATCATCCCCCAGCAATGCCACACAACCACAATCGGCCTTCTCTGTCCTCTTGGGCGAGTACAAACAATCTGTAGAAAGAATAATTCATTTCCACCAGGTCATCTACAATGACCAGAACCACTACAGCACGCAGACGGGCTTGTTCACCTGTGTCGTCCCCGGTGTCTATCAGTTCAGCTTTCTGTGCACGTCCTTCATCGGTGCTGGAGGTGTGGACCTGTGGCTTAACAGTAAGCTGGTGCTGCAAGGTTTCCGGGTCAATCAGGGAGGTCACAACTTGTCGTCAGGGGACACACTTCTCCGGCTGAAGACAGGAGACAAAGTTTGGCTGGAGGCCGGCAACGGGACCGTCGGCCTGAGCACCAGGAGCTTCTTCTCAGGCCGCCTGCTCTTCCCTttgtga
- the snx24 gene encoding sorting nexin-24 isoform X1 produces the protein MHPVSVSIPSFRSENNSIERGYTGKHSDVLHSESDALAEESSRVREVEDNLFRDVSCDSGRSFFYFFPRTTADRCFLSVFKIDVLMNGRQHAVEKRYSEFHALHKMLKKSIKPPEIPSKHVRNWVPKVLEQRRHGLELYLQTIIMETEVLPKIFLDFLNIRHFPSVPKTESCGSFDTESEESSKLSHQPVMLFLRDPYLLPSAHDTFSNVVIEGVIHGVFYPDFQPSSAHFMK, from the exons ATGCATCCAGTGAGCGTGTCGATCCCGTCGTTTCGATCAGAAAACAACTCGATCGAGAGAGGATACACG GGCAAACACAGCGACGTGCTGCACAGTGAAAGTGACGCTCTCGCGGAAGAATCCAGCAGAGTGAGGGAAGTAGAAGACAATCTGTTTAGGGATGTTAGCTGTGACTCcggcagatcttttttttatttttttccccggaCTACAGCAGACAGATGTTTCCTCTCG GTCTTTAAAATTGACGTGCTGATGAACGGCAGACAACACGCCGTTGAGAAACGCTACAGCGAATTCCACGCTTTGCATAAAATG CTAAAGAAGAGCATAAAACCACCCGAGATCCCATCGAAACACGTTAGAAACTGGGTTCCCAAAGTCCTGGAGCAGAGAAGGCACGGTCTGGAGCTCTACCTGCAG actaTAATTATGGAAACCGAGGTTCTTCCAAAGATATTCCTGGATTTCCTGAATATCCGCCACTTTCCTTCAGTGCCAAAAACAGAAAGCTGTGG gTCGTTCGACACAGAATCAGAGGAATCGAG TAAACTTTCACATCAGCCAGTCATGCTGTTTCTGAGAGACCCCTACCTGCTGCCATCCGCACACG ATACATTTTCTAATGTCGTGATCGAAGGTGTGATACATGGAGTTTTCTACCCAGATTTTCAACCAAG CTCTGCCCACTTTATGAAATAG